The following are encoded together in the Gilvimarinus sp. DA14 genome:
- a CDS encoding ubiquinol-cytochrome c reductase, with amino-acid sequence MSKLKGLWNWVDARLPVQRAWDTHMGKYYAPKNFNFWYFFGVLSILVLVNQLLTGIWLTMNYTPSAEEAFASVEYIMRDVDYGWILRYMHSTGASAFFVVVYLHMFRGLMYGSYKAPRELVWIFGMTIYLVLMAEAFMGYVLPWGQMSYWGAQVIVSLAGAIPVVGDSLVEWVRGDYLISGITLNRFFALHVVALPIVLLGLVVLHLLALHEVGSNNPDGIEIKKNKDENGVPKDGVAFHPFYTVHDLVGVSVFLFVFCFVLFFMPEMGGFFLEYANFEEANNLKTPEHIAPVWYFTPFYAILRAVTFDIGPLSSKFLGLIAMGAAIAILFVLPWLDKSPVKSMRYKGNFSRVALIVFAAAFVILGYLGVKAPTPGRTILSQVCTILYFAYFIGMPFWTKREKTEPEPERVRMKGLPLHLTLGGFVLFAILVVVPIKAVGAESHFACGSIPCDTMEPDLENKASLQRGAKYFVNYCMGCHSAKFSRYGRVADDLGIPDDVMMDNLVFGERRIGDLMENAMTKEQGKKWFGAAPPDLTLVARSRSPEWLYTYLRNFYKDESRPLGVNNRVFANVGMPHVMLELQGLHECGAGPKLDSHGNAERDNLGNLVMDEHCGALVEGDIKGSMSAEEFDLAIYDLVNFLEYVAEPSQLDRKRIGVFVLLFLCVLFVFTYLLNREYWKGIH; translated from the coding sequence ATGAGCAAGTTGAAAGGTCTTTGGAATTGGGTTGATGCCCGCCTGCCGGTACAGCGCGCCTGGGATACCCACATGGGTAAATACTACGCGCCGAAAAACTTTAACTTCTGGTATTTCTTCGGGGTACTGTCGATTCTGGTGCTGGTTAACCAGCTGCTGACCGGTATCTGGCTGACCATGAACTACACGCCCAGCGCTGAAGAGGCTTTTGCCTCGGTTGAATACATCATGCGCGATGTCGATTACGGCTGGATTTTGCGCTATATGCACTCCACGGGTGCCTCCGCCTTTTTTGTGGTGGTTTACCTGCATATGTTCCGCGGCTTGATGTATGGCTCTTATAAAGCGCCTCGCGAGCTGGTGTGGATTTTCGGTATGACCATCTACCTGGTGCTGATGGCCGAAGCGTTTATGGGTTATGTGCTGCCCTGGGGGCAGATGTCCTACTGGGGCGCGCAGGTGATTGTATCCCTTGCAGGTGCGATTCCTGTGGTGGGCGACTCTCTGGTTGAATGGGTGCGCGGTGACTACCTGATTTCGGGTATTACCTTGAATCGTTTCTTCGCGTTGCACGTTGTGGCGCTGCCGATTGTTCTCTTGGGACTGGTAGTTTTGCACCTATTGGCGCTGCACGAAGTTGGCTCAAACAACCCAGACGGTATTGAGATCAAGAAGAACAAAGATGAAAACGGTGTACCTAAAGACGGCGTGGCTTTCCACCCCTTCTACACTGTGCATGATCTGGTGGGCGTTTCTGTCTTCCTGTTTGTTTTCTGTTTCGTGCTGTTCTTTATGCCGGAGATGGGTGGTTTCTTCCTGGAGTACGCTAACTTTGAAGAAGCGAATAACCTGAAGACCCCCGAGCATATTGCGCCTGTTTGGTATTTCACGCCTTTCTACGCCATTTTGCGTGCAGTAACCTTCGATATTGGGCCGCTGAGTTCCAAGTTCCTGGGCCTGATTGCCATGGGGGCTGCGATTGCCATCTTGTTTGTGCTGCCTTGGTTGGATAAGAGCCCGGTTAAGTCCATGCGCTATAAAGGTAACTTCAGCCGTGTAGCGCTGATTGTGTTCGCCGCTGCCTTTGTGATACTGGGTTATCTCGGTGTGAAGGCTCCAACTCCGGGGCGCACAATCTTGTCTCAGGTATGTACTATTTTGTACTTCGCCTATTTCATCGGCATGCCATTCTGGACTAAGCGCGAGAAAACTGAGCCAGAGCCTGAGCGTGTTCGTATGAAGGGCTTGCCCCTGCACCTGACCTTAGGTGGCTTCGTACTCTTCGCTATTCTGGTGGTGGTGCCAATCAAAGCCGTTGGTGCTGAAAGCCACTTTGCCTGCGGTTCTATCCCCTGTGACACTATGGAGCCAGACTTGGAAAACAAGGCGTCGCTACAGCGCGGCGCCAAGTATTTCGTCAACTACTGCATGGGTTGTCACTCGGCCAAGTTCTCTCGCTACGGTCGCGTGGCCGATGATCTCGGCATCCCCGATGATGTGATGATGGACAACCTGGTTTTTGGTGAGCGCCGTATCGGTGATTTGATGGAAAACGCCATGACCAAAGAGCAGGGCAAAAAATGGTTTGGTGCCGCGCCGCCGGATTTGACTCTGGTGGCCAGATCTCGTTCACCGGAGTGGCTCTACACGTATCTGCGTAATTTCTATAAAGACGAATCCCGCCCACTCGGGGTCAATAACCGTGTTTTTGCCAACGTGGGTATGCCCCATGTCATGCTTGAACTGCAGGGATTGCATGAGTGTGGTGCCGGTCCAAAACTCGACAGCCACGGCAACGCCGAGCGCGATAACCTAGGCAATCTGGTGATGGATGAGCACTGTGGCGCACTGGTTGAAGGCGATATAAAAGGTAGCATGAGTGCTGAGGAGTTCGATCTCGCCATTTATGATCTGGTGAATTTCCTGGAATATGTGGCCGAGCCCTCCCAATTGGATCGTAAGCGCATAGGCGTGTTCGTACTGCTGTTCCTGTGTGTTCTGTTTGTCTTTACCTACTTGTTGAACCGTGAATACTGGAAAGGCATTCACTGA
- a CDS encoding ClpXP protease specificity-enhancing factor, whose amino-acid sequence MPMSSSRPYMIRALYEWIVDNACTPYILVNARATGVEVPQEHVNKDGQIVLNISPTSVVGLDLSQEHIAFSARFGGVPRDLFIPSYAVLGIYARENGQGMVFDAEPEPPTPPEPPKPEGDEDKRPSLRVVK is encoded by the coding sequence ATGCCGATGAGTTCAAGCCGCCCCTATATGATCCGTGCCCTGTACGAGTGGATTGTGGATAACGCCTGCACGCCCTATATCTTGGTAAATGCACGGGCAACCGGGGTGGAAGTCCCCCAAGAGCATGTCAATAAAGATGGTCAGATCGTGCTGAATATTTCGCCTACCTCAGTGGTTGGGCTGGATCTGTCTCAAGAGCACATTGCCTTTAGTGCCCGGTTTGGTGGCGTGCCGCGAGATTTGTTTATTCCCTCTTACGCCGTTCTGGGAATCTATGCCCGGGAAAATGGCCAGGGTATGGTATTCGATGCCGAACCCGAGCCGCCAACGCCACCTGAGCCCCCCAAGCCAGAAGGTGATGAGGATAAACGACCCAGTTTGCGAGTGGTTAAGTAA
- the rpsI gene encoding 30S ribosomal protein S9 produces the protein MAVTQYYGTGRRKTSTARVFITPGTGTITINGRPLDQYFGREVAQMVVRQPLETADLTEKFDVKATVAGGGSFGQAGAIRHGLTRALIEYDETLRQPLRAEGYVTRDSREVERKKVGLRKARKKPQFSKR, from the coding sequence ATGGCAGTTACTCAATATTACGGTACCGGCCGTCGTAAGACCTCGACCGCTCGAGTGTTCATTACTCCAGGCACAGGTACAATCACCATCAATGGTCGTCCGCTGGATCAGTATTTCGGTCGCGAAGTTGCACAGATGGTTGTGCGCCAGCCGCTGGAAACTGCGGATCTGACGGAAAAATTCGACGTTAAAGCCACTGTTGCAGGCGGTGGTAGCTTCGGTCAGGCGGGCGCTATTCGCCACGGCCTGACTCGCGCTCTGATCGAATACGACGAAACTCTGCGTCAGCCTCTGCGTGCCGAGGGTTATGTAACCCGCGATTCGCGTGAAGTTGAGCGTAAGAAAGTCGGTCTGCGCAAAGCACGTAAGAAGCCACAATTCTCCAAGCGTTAA
- the petA gene encoding ubiquinol-cytochrome c reductase iron-sulfur subunit: MSNDVVNKTRRRVLTGATTVVGAIGAVGVAVPFVGSWNPSAKAKAAGAPVQVNISKIEPGAMITVEWRGKPVYIVRRTEEALENLSKTDDLVRDPNSEEPQQPPYAQNHARSIKPEVLVLLGLCTHLGCAPMFRPEVGAADLGGDNWQGGFFCPCHGSKFDLAGRVFKGVPAPINLQVPPHRYDSDSVLTIGEDQEA; the protein is encoded by the coding sequence ATGAGCAATGACGTTGTCAACAAAACACGCCGTCGTGTACTCACCGGCGCCACTACCGTGGTGGGCGCTATAGGTGCAGTGGGCGTTGCCGTTCCGTTTGTCGGGTCCTGGAATCCGAGTGCCAAGGCCAAAGCTGCCGGTGCACCGGTGCAGGTGAATATTAGTAAAATTGAACCGGGCGCCATGATTACCGTGGAATGGCGCGGCAAGCCGGTGTACATCGTACGCCGTACCGAAGAGGCTCTTGAAAACCTCTCCAAAACCGACGATCTGGTGCGCGATCCCAACTCTGAAGAGCCTCAACAGCCTCCCTATGCGCAGAATCACGCCCGCTCGATTAAACCTGAAGTGTTGGTTTTGCTGGGTCTGTGTACCCATCTGGGCTGTGCCCCCATGTTTCGCCCGGAAGTTGGCGCTGCCGATTTAGGTGGTGACAATTGGCAGGGCGGCTTTTTCTGCCCCTGTCACGGTTCTAAGTTCGATTTGGCCGGCCGCGTTTTCAAAGGTGTGCCCGCGCCTATTAACTTGCAAGTGCCGCCCCATAGGTACGACAGCGATTCAGTGTTAACCATCGGCGAGGATCAGGAGGCATAA
- a CDS encoding ABC transporter permease subunit: MSDTTAAPQAGESLMPNARERARLRNIRRLKDRFSRWGVASAGLAVVGALGLIFFYLFSEVVPLLKDADVELQESYPVSATGANTNVEHLILERYEELGAKVTADGVSFFRADSGEPLSDYAVATPAGAQYTALGQSTPGEALLAYGYSNGQLTLAQLSYRLSYPNDQRKISPQLGFPLGEAPLQFDEQGRELTQVAVQATQRGYVMAAATADGRLLLGRYSARENLMTGEITTTGGVEAIPALPSGARPVLLEVDKTASHLVVADNQGKLHLYDIADRGESTLTESVATERGQVTAMRFLVGTGSLVIGTDSGSVSQWLLVRDPENIYHVQPVRDFESLPASVTTITPEYARRGFWVGDSAGNIGVYHGTAARTLMVEKVADNGIEQIAISPINRKMLLLDDSGKVQVMDVWNEHPEISFSSLWQKVWYEGRSGPEYVWQASSGGDEFESKMSLVPLSLGTLKAAFFAMLFAIPLGIMGALYTAYFMTPKMRGLVKPTIEIMEALPTVILGFLAGLWLAPFLENHLPAVFSVLIFMPLMMLVVGYSWSRLPQGVRTRVPEGWEAAILILPILLTGWLCVVLSPFVEVWFFSGSMRQWFTDNGIDYDQRNALVVGIAMGFAVIPTIFSIAEDAIFNVPRHLTQGSLALGATRWQTVVGVVLPTASPGIFSAVMMGFGRAVGETMIVLMATGNSPVVNFNIFEGMRTLSANIAVELPETAVDSTHFRVLFLAAIVLLTLTFIVNTCAEIIRQRLRKRYSNL; this comes from the coding sequence ATGAGTGACACGACTGCCGCACCTCAGGCGGGCGAGAGCCTAATGCCCAATGCCCGTGAACGGGCCAGGTTGCGTAATATTCGCCGACTTAAAGACCGTTTTTCGCGCTGGGGCGTGGCTAGCGCCGGTCTCGCCGTAGTGGGCGCGCTGGGGCTGATTTTTTTCTATCTCTTTTCCGAAGTGGTGCCTTTACTAAAAGACGCCGATGTTGAGCTTCAAGAGTCCTATCCGGTTAGTGCCACAGGCGCCAACACCAATGTTGAACATTTAATTTTAGAGCGCTACGAGGAGCTAGGGGCCAAGGTTACCGCCGATGGCGTCAGCTTTTTCCGCGCCGATTCAGGCGAGCCCTTATCGGATTATGCAGTGGCGACGCCAGCAGGCGCACAGTACACAGCGCTGGGGCAAAGTACGCCGGGAGAAGCGCTGCTGGCGTATGGTTACAGCAATGGTCAGTTGACATTGGCGCAGCTGAGCTACCGCTTAAGCTATCCGAATGATCAGCGCAAGATTTCTCCTCAGTTGGGTTTCCCGCTGGGTGAGGCTCCTCTGCAATTTGACGAGCAGGGGCGCGAGCTGACACAGGTGGCGGTGCAGGCAACTCAGCGCGGTTATGTGATGGCGGCGGCGACCGCCGATGGCCGCTTGCTGTTGGGCCGTTATTCTGCGCGCGAAAATCTGATGACCGGCGAAATTACCACCACCGGTGGTGTCGAGGCTATCCCCGCTCTGCCCAGTGGTGCCAGACCAGTATTGCTGGAAGTGGATAAAACCGCGAGCCACCTGGTGGTGGCTGATAACCAGGGAAAGTTGCACTTATATGATATCGCCGACCGCGGCGAATCCACATTGACCGAATCGGTCGCAACCGAGCGCGGCCAGGTTACGGCTATGCGATTCTTAGTCGGTACCGGCTCTTTGGTTATTGGCACCGACAGCGGCAGTGTGAGCCAGTGGCTTTTGGTGCGTGACCCCGAGAATATTTATCACGTACAACCGGTGCGTGACTTTGAATCACTGCCGGCTAGCGTGACCACAATTACCCCCGAATACGCCAGACGCGGCTTCTGGGTGGGCGACAGCGCCGGTAATATCGGTGTGTACCATGGCACCGCAGCTCGCACCCTGATGGTGGAAAAGGTCGCCGACAACGGCATTGAGCAGATCGCGATATCGCCAATCAATCGCAAGATGCTGCTGTTGGACGATTCCGGCAAGGTCCAGGTGATGGATGTGTGGAATGAGCACCCGGAGATCTCTTTCAGTTCTCTGTGGCAAAAAGTCTGGTATGAGGGGCGTAGCGGCCCTGAATACGTGTGGCAAGCGTCGTCCGGCGGGGATGAGTTCGAGTCGAAAATGAGCCTCGTACCCCTGTCGCTGGGTACTCTTAAAGCCGCGTTTTTTGCCATGTTGTTTGCCATTCCGCTGGGCATTATGGGTGCGCTTTACACCGCTTATTTTATGACGCCCAAGATGCGTGGTTTGGTAAAGCCCACCATTGAAATTATGGAAGCCTTGCCTACGGTTATTCTGGGTTTTCTGGCCGGGTTATGGCTGGCGCCGTTTTTAGAAAATCATCTGCCAGCAGTTTTCAGTGTACTTATCTTTATGCCACTGATGATGTTGGTAGTTGGCTACAGTTGGTCCAGATTACCTCAAGGTGTGCGTACTCGCGTGCCTGAGGGTTGGGAAGCGGCTATTTTGATTCTGCCTATTCTTCTGACCGGCTGGCTCTGTGTGGTACTCAGCCCGTTTGTCGAGGTGTGGTTTTTCTCTGGCAGCATGCGTCAGTGGTTTACCGACAACGGCATTGACTACGACCAGCGCAATGCTTTGGTCGTGGGGATCGCCATGGGCTTTGCGGTGATTCCGACCATTTTCTCCATCGCCGAAGATGCCATCTTTAACGTGCCTCGCCACCTGACTCAGGGTTCTCTGGCTTTGGGGGCAACACGCTGGCAAACCGTGGTCGGGGTTGTATTGCCGACCGCCAGCCCGGGCATCTTCTCTGCGGTAATGATGGGTTTTGGCCGCGCTGTGGGTGAAACCATGATTGTATTGATGGCGACGGGTAACAGCCCTGTGGTGAATTTCAACATCTTTGAAGGTATGCGCACCCTGTCGGCCAATATCGCGGTAGAACTGCCGGAAACGGCGGTCGATAGTACCCACTTCCGGGTTCTCTTCCTCGCGGCAATCGTGCTGTTGACGCTCACTTTTATCGTCAATACCTGCGCGGAAATTATTCGTCAGCGTCTGCGTAAACGCTACAGCAACCTTTAA
- a CDS encoding glutathione S-transferase N-terminal domain-containing protein: MGVVTKRSSMIFYSDPTDHYSHRVRIVLAEKGVSVDMVEGDSANKPRELADLNPYNTLPTLVDRDLSLYESKVIMEYLDERFPHPPLLPVYPVARAQSRLWMYRLERDWAPMVDTIVQGGDREKVEHARKELKDSLLTIAPIFAEMPFFMSEEFTIVDCCLGPILWRLNALGIELPNTRQSLPLKQYMERLFSRESFQQSLTEPETEMRPQA, translated from the coding sequence ATGGGTGTTGTGACTAAGCGCTCATCCATGATTTTTTATTCTGACCCCACAGACCACTACAGCCATCGAGTACGTATTGTGCTGGCCGAAAAGGGTGTTTCGGTTGATATGGTCGAGGGAGATTCTGCGAACAAGCCCCGCGAACTCGCTGATCTGAACCCATACAACACGCTGCCGACTCTGGTTGACCGCGATCTGTCTCTGTATGAGTCAAAAGTAATCATGGAGTATCTGGATGAGCGTTTTCCTCATCCTCCGCTGCTGCCGGTTTATCCGGTGGCCCGAGCTCAAAGCCGCCTTTGGATGTACCGTCTCGAGCGCGACTGGGCGCCTATGGTGGATACTATTGTCCAGGGAGGCGACCGCGAAAAGGTTGAGCACGCACGGAAAGAGTTAAAAGATAGCCTGCTGACCATTGCGCCTATTTTTGCTGAAATGCCTTTCTTTATGAGTGAAGAGTTCACCATTGTGGATTGCTGCTTGGGGCCGATTTTGTGGCGTTTGAATGCGTTGGGAATTGAGCTGCCTAACACCCGGCAGAGCCTACCGCTCAAACAGTATATGGAGCGCTTGTTCTCGCGAGAGTCATTCCAGCAGAGTTTGACTGAGCCCGAGACGGAAATGCGTCCTCAAGCTTGA
- a CDS encoding PstS family phosphate ABC transporter substrate-binding protein, with product MKASKIFRGLTLAGSLMCSAVFADVDPNLPEYTATSGVSGNVNSIGSDTLNNLMTLWAEEFAKFYPNVNIQIQGAGSSTAPPALTEGTANFGPMSREMKASEIQAFEAHYGYKPTAVPVAIDVVAVYVNKDNPIEGLTMAEVDAIFSATRRCGYGEDITRWGQVGLTGAWANRDFTIYSRNAVSGTYGFFKDVALCGGDYKASINEQPGSASVVQGVSESINGIGYSGIGYVTSSVRALPLAAEEGQPYAPADAEHAADGSYPMARFLYVYINKHPNRPLDPMQAEFLKMVISKQGQEVVVRDGYIPLPAKVAERVTKELGL from the coding sequence ATGAAAGCCAGTAAGATTTTTCGCGGTTTGACCTTAGCTGGGTCACTAATGTGTTCGGCGGTTTTCGCCGATGTAGACCCCAACCTTCCTGAATACACCGCCACCTCCGGGGTATCTGGAAACGTCAACAGTATCGGCTCCGATACCCTTAACAATCTGATGACACTCTGGGCAGAGGAATTCGCCAAGTTTTATCCCAACGTAAATATTCAGATCCAAGGGGCTGGCTCTTCTACCGCGCCACCGGCACTGACGGAAGGCACGGCTAACTTCGGCCCCATGAGCCGTGAGATGAAAGCTTCGGAAATTCAGGCCTTTGAAGCACACTACGGCTATAAACCCACCGCTGTGCCGGTGGCAATTGACGTGGTTGCTGTGTATGTCAATAAAGATAACCCGATCGAAGGGTTAACCATGGCCGAAGTTGACGCAATTTTTTCCGCCACCCGTCGCTGTGGTTATGGCGAAGATATTACCCGCTGGGGTCAGGTGGGTTTGACAGGTGCCTGGGCTAACCGCGACTTCACCATTTACAGCCGCAATGCGGTCTCTGGTACTTACGGCTTTTTCAAAGACGTAGCCCTGTGTGGCGGCGATTACAAAGCCAGCATCAACGAGCAGCCCGGTTCTGCTTCGGTAGTGCAGGGTGTGAGTGAGTCAATTAACGGTATTGGCTACTCAGGTATCGGCTATGTCACCTCCAGCGTGCGCGCTCTGCCATTGGCAGCCGAAGAGGGTCAGCCCTATGCGCCGGCCGATGCCGAGCACGCGGCCGACGGCAGCTATCCGATGGCGCGCTTTCTCTATGTTTACATTAACAAGCACCCCAATCGCCCACTGGACCCCATGCAGGCTGAATTCCTGAAAATGGTGATCTCCAAGCAGGGACAGGAAGTGGTCGTGCGCGATGGCTATATCCCCTTGCCAGCCAAGGTTGCCGAGCGGGTAACCAAAGAGCTGGGTCTGTAA
- the pstA gene encoding phosphate ABC transporter permease PstA, with translation MKDWFKSGAPWIWLNGGAVALCVVMVVGLIGLIAIRGFGHFWPADVLQTTIIDKSGTEHVILGEKVRAETIPSAVARDGGYTVPEDVELVTRYLVKQGNRDVSGRDFNWYMETGMGEWTYPENAMVIERREWGSFYGFPVALQENGEQLLSATEEDFWQALDERVERSVELHDEINHIEKVDIGRINHALERMRLERRRLELEGVDSATMAEAEAEFAARKAELDAQYVQVKAERDELYRQLGRDTLVAEVASGTRVNIPLQNIVRVTTPNSLGVIAKLGQYMERFWEFLTDEPREANTEGGIFPAIFGTVTMVLVMSIIVTPFGVLAAIYLREYAKQGPVLRLIRISVYNLAGVPSIVYGVFGLGFFVYFLGGSIDELFYPESLPAPTFGTPGLFWASLTLALLTLPVVIVSTEEGLSRIPTTIRQGSLALGATKAETLWKVVVPLATPAMMTGLILAIARAAGEVAPLMLVGVVKLAPSLPVDGNYPYLHLDQKIMHLGFHIYDVGFQSPNVEAARPLVYATALTLVLLIIVLNLTAIRIRNSLREKYRSASD, from the coding sequence ATGAAAGATTGGTTTAAAAGTGGCGCCCCCTGGATCTGGCTGAACGGCGGTGCCGTGGCGTTGTGTGTAGTGATGGTGGTGGGCCTGATAGGCCTGATTGCGATTCGCGGGTTTGGCCATTTCTGGCCCGCCGATGTTCTGCAAACCACAATCATTGATAAAAGCGGTACCGAGCATGTGATTCTGGGCGAGAAGGTCCGTGCGGAAACCATTCCCTCAGCGGTCGCCCGCGATGGTGGCTACACCGTACCTGAGGATGTCGAACTGGTTACCCGCTACTTGGTGAAACAGGGTAATCGCGATGTCAGCGGCCGCGACTTTAACTGGTATATGGAGACCGGTATGGGTGAGTGGACCTATCCGGAAAATGCCATGGTTATTGAGCGCCGTGAGTGGGGCAGTTTTTACGGCTTCCCGGTCGCACTGCAGGAGAATGGAGAGCAGCTACTCAGCGCGACCGAGGAGGATTTCTGGCAGGCACTGGACGAGCGGGTCGAGCGCAGCGTAGAGCTGCACGATGAAATCAACCATATCGAGAAAGTCGACATCGGCCGTATCAATCACGCCCTGGAGCGGATGCGTTTGGAGCGTCGCAGATTGGAGCTGGAAGGGGTCGATTCAGCAACTATGGCCGAAGCAGAGGCGGAATTTGCCGCGCGCAAGGCCGAGCTGGATGCTCAGTATGTGCAGGTAAAAGCAGAGCGCGACGAGCTGTATCGACAGCTGGGGCGCGATACCCTGGTGGCCGAAGTGGCTTCGGGAACCCGGGTCAACATTCCGCTGCAAAACATCGTCCGGGTTACCACTCCGAACTCTCTGGGAGTTATTGCCAAACTCGGTCAGTATATGGAGCGTTTTTGGGAGTTCTTGACCGACGAGCCGCGTGAGGCTAATACTGAAGGCGGTATTTTCCCCGCTATTTTTGGCACGGTAACCATGGTTCTGGTGATGTCGATTATCGTCACACCTTTTGGTGTACTGGCTGCTATTTATTTGCGTGAGTACGCTAAGCAGGGGCCGGTGCTGCGCCTGATTCGGATCTCGGTTTATAACCTGGCTGGTGTGCCCTCTATCGTTTACGGTGTTTTTGGCCTGGGCTTTTTTGTCTACTTTTTGGGCGGCAGCATTGATGAGCTGTTTTATCCCGAATCTCTTCCCGCGCCCACATTTGGTACACCGGGTTTGTTTTGGGCCTCTTTAACACTGGCGTTGCTGACACTGCCGGTGGTCATTGTCTCCACCGAAGAAGGCTTATCGCGTATTCCTACCACCATCCGTCAGGGCTCTTTGGCGCTGGGGGCGACTAAGGCCGAAACTCTATGGAAAGTGGTGGTGCCTCTGGCAACGCCTGCCATGATGACGGGATTGATTCTGGCAATTGCCCGCGCCGCTGGTGAAGTAGCACCTTTGATGCTGGTGGGTGTGGTTAAGCTGGCGCCTTCGCTGCCGGTGGATGGCAACTACCCGTACTTGCATCTGGATCAAAAAATCATGCACCTGGGTTTCCACATTTACGATGTGGGCTTTCAGAGCCCCAACGTAGAGGCGGCGCGCCCGCTGGTGTACGCCACTGCGTTGACGTTAGTGCTGTTGATTATTGTGCTGAACCTGACCGCCATTCGAATTCGCAATAGTCTGCGTGAAAAATACCGCAGTGCGTCTGATTGA
- a CDS encoding Yip1 family protein yields MAMFQHTFGIFTNPDREWQRIRNEDQSFFKVYWTHVPLLALIPVICAYFGVTQQGWSIGSGGIVKLTPDSALILCAFAYLAQLAAVYILGEYINWMSHSFGVTDEAPQRHYEGTALAVYSATPMMLAGFVLLFPELWLVAGVFILAACYSIYLIYEGIPILMNIPKERGFVYASSVITVGLVLAVVVMVATVIVWGSGMGPVYVS; encoded by the coding sequence ATGGCTATGTTCCAGCATACTTTTGGAATTTTTACCAACCCGGACCGCGAATGGCAGCGCATTCGCAACGAAGATCAAAGCTTTTTTAAGGTCTACTGGACACACGTACCGCTGCTGGCGCTGATTCCAGTTATTTGTGCATACTTTGGCGTAACTCAGCAGGGCTGGAGCATTGGTAGCGGTGGCATCGTAAAGTTGACCCCGGACAGTGCGCTGATCCTCTGTGCGTTTGCATATCTGGCGCAATTGGCGGCGGTTTATATCCTGGGTGAATATATAAACTGGATGAGTCACAGCTTCGGTGTGACCGATGAGGCGCCGCAGCGTCATTATGAAGGTACGGCGTTGGCTGTGTACTCGGCAACGCCGATGATGCTGGCAGGTTTTGTACTCTTATTCCCCGAGCTTTGGCTGGTTGCCGGGGTGTTTATTCTGGCCGCCTGCTATTCCATTTACCTGATTTACGAGGGTATCCCCATTTTGATGAATATTCCCAAGGAGCGAGGCTTTGTGTACGCAAGCTCGGTGATTACCGTGGGGCTTGTGTTGGCCGTAGTTGTTATGGTCGCCACCGTTATCGTGTGGGGCTCGGGAATGGGGCCTGTGTACGTCAGCTAA
- the rplM gene encoding 50S ribosomal protein L13: MKTYSAKAESVVRDWFVIDAEGKTLGRMATEIATRLRGKHKPEYTPHVDTGDYIVVINAEKVAVTGRKATDKMYYRHTGYIGGIKSISFEKLIDKAPERVIQSAVKGMLPRGPLGRAMFNKLKVYAGSEHPHTAQQPQELNI, encoded by the coding sequence ATGAAGACATATAGTGCTAAAGCAGAGTCAGTCGTTCGCGATTGGTTCGTCATTGATGCAGAAGGTAAGACTCTGGGCCGTATGGCTACGGAGATCGCTACTCGTCTGCGCGGAAAGCACAAACCTGAGTACACCCCGCATGTTGACACCGGTGACTACATCGTAGTTATTAACGCAGAGAAAGTTGCTGTGACCGGTCGCAAAGCTACTGACAAGATGTACTATCGTCACACCGGTTACATCGGTGGCATCAAGTCTATTAGCTTTGAGAAGCTGATCGATAAGGCTCCAGAGCGTGTAATTCAGTCTGCTGTAAAAGGCATGCTGCCACGTGGTCCTCTCGGTCGCGCTATGTTCAACAAGTTGAAAGTGTACGCAGGTAGTGAGCATCCGCACACTGCTCAGCAGCCGCAAGAACTTAACATCTAA